One genomic window of Lepeophtheirus salmonis chromosome 5, UVic_Lsal_1.4, whole genome shotgun sequence includes the following:
- the LOC121118804 gene encoding serine/threonine-protein phosphatase 4 regulatory subunit 1 isoform X5, translating into MTTIEGGKKKRRRCMSVSFGIPFFFTIRLLAQTILFIFKSHTTSDKEIEDVFEIANTLDDASATSAKVEFIEQIMFIAQYCYEHESRSYIIPQKLLPLVVKFLKESTADVRKTSHATLLVLLEQGLVDRRDVEEQVCPVILELTKGQDSPHDYRTEAAALLSKLAPLVGKEVSERIFLERFAELCSDKIPFVRQVCADNFGDFSSVVGPEATEKILLPKFFKLCKDSMWKIRKSCADEFMPVSCLCSPSVRKNKLSPLFIHLLQDGSQWVKLAAFQSLGPFISTFADPSIKAMLQNFNGEMVIADVEVLAIRLEVLEQKRSMQGPSLDSDEECDLDGLLDLLLIDDGAVIGGSQLNDVNKNDTGDHNNFNSFLYWKTPLPSLDESELPTNVRDFFNDDNRDIGNELRSLMEDEEEGLNKNDQNKNCSSIENKKLIQHLEQHKKHDEDESKKSCQNIVPQSLVDHFVGMIGPKQAGDIDTETVHHCCAFSFPAVALTLGRSNWYLLKKAYGFLANDVQWKVRYTMAASIYELGIILGEEMTGSDLVPFFCGFIKDLDEVRIGILKHLADFIRLLKPCVRRDFLPLFSIFLSSYNVLNWRFREELAIQIDSMVDIYEAEDVKNTLAPIALILVRDKVAAVRKASLNVLCRIIKCFTDSPSDDALCRSLLGDLSENLASNQSPWVTRQTYAALSYQILSTRSLHVSHFALYVLPHLLNLSNDRVPNVRIAVARVLVDHICNIDYFNNKANPCHLSVVKTLAVLESDTDTDVINYLANASISSKSPNFEDHNVDVLRTK; encoded by the exons ATGACTACCatagaagggggaaaaaagaaaagaagaaggtgTATGTCTGTTTCTTTTGGAATTCCTTTCTTCTTTACAAT ACGTCTTTTGGCTCAAACAATCCTGTTTATATTCAAGTCCCATACAACCTCGGATAAAGAAATCGAGGATGTCTTTGAGATAGCAAATACATTGGACGATGCTTCTG caaCATCAGCTAAAGTCGAGtttattgaacaaattatgTTCATTGCTCAGTACTGCTATGAACATGAGTCGCGCTCCTATATTATCCCTCAAAAGCTTCTTCCTCTTGTTGTTAAATTCCTCAAAGAGTCAACCGCGGATGTCCGTAAAACATCACACGCTACGCTCTTGGTCCTCTTGGAACAGGGTTTAGTGGATCGCCGAGATGTGGAAGAGCAAGTTTGTCCTGTGATTCTTGAATTAACCAAGGGACAAGACTCTCCTCATGACTATCGTACTGAAGCTGCAGCG CTTTTGAGTAAATTGGCTCCATTAGTTGGTAAAGAGGTGTCAGAGAGAATTTTTCTAGAACGCTTTGCCGAACTTTGCTCCGATAAGATACCATTTGTTCGACAAGTTTGTGCTGATAATTTTGGTGATTTTTCCTCTGTTGTGGGACCAGAAGCGACTGAAAAAATACTG TTaccaaaattcttcaaattatgtaAGGATAGTATGTGGAAGATACGGAAATCATGTGCAGATGAGTTTATGCCGGTCTCTTGCCTTTGTTCTCCGAGTGTTCGAAAAAATAAGTTGTCACCATTGTTCATTCATCTACTACAAGATGGGTCCCAATGGGTAAAATTGGCTGCATTTCAGTCACTTGGACCTTTCATTTCTACGTTCGCAGATCCGTCCATCAAGGCCATGCTCCAGAATTTCAATGGAGAAATGGTTATAGCTGACGTAGAAGTGCTTGCAATCAG GTTAGAAGTCCTTGAACAGAAGCGCTCTATGCAAGGCCCATCCTTAGACTCAGATGAAGAATGTGACCTTGATGGCTTATTAGATTTATTGCTAATTGATGACGGCGCTGTGATAGGTGGTAGTCAGTTAAATGATGTTAACAAAAATGATACGGGTGACCATAATAACTTCAACAGttttttatattggaaaacGCCTCTGCCTTCCTTGGACGAGTCTGAACTACCGACGAATGTTAGAGACTTTTTCAATGACGATAACAGGGATATCGGAAATGAACTACGTTCATTAATGGAAGATGAAGAAGAGGGACTCAATAAAAATG atcaaaataaaaattgttcatccattgaaaataaaaagttaattcaaCATCTCGAACAACACAAAAAACATGATGAGG acGAATCAAAGAAATCATGTCAAAATATAGTGCCACAATCTCTTGTTGATCACTTCGTGGGAATGATTGGTCCAAAACAGGCTGGGGATATTGATACGGAAACGGTACATCATTGTTGTGCATTCTCATTTCCTGCTGTAGCGCTCACTCTTGGTCGTTCAAATTGGTATTTGCTAAAAAAAGCATACGGTTTTTTGGCAAATGATGTACAATGGAAAGTGCGCTATACAATGGCTGCTTCAATTTATGAATTGGGTATTATTCTTGGAGAAGAAATGACTGGAAGTGACCTCGTACCATTTTTTTGCGGTTTCATCAAG GATCTCGATGAAGTGAGAATAGGCATTTTAAAGCATCTAGCTGATTTTATTCGGCTTTTAAAGCCCTGTGTGAGAAGGGATTTTTTACCACTTTTTTCGATATTTCTCTCTTCCTATAACGTTCTGAACTGGCGCTTTCGGGAGGAATTGGCTATTCAAATTGATTCAATGGTTGATATCTACGAAGCTGAAGATGTTAAAAATACTTTGGCACCCATTGCGCTAATCTTAGTTCGAGATAAAGTTGCTGCCGTCAGAAAAGCATCATTGAACGTTCTCtgtagaataataaaatgttttacgGACTCCCCATCCGATGATGCGTTATGTAGATCTTTGTTGGGGGacttatctgaaaatttggCTTCTAATCAATCTCCTTGGGTCACCAGACAGACATACGCTGCATTATCATATCAAATTCTATCAACCCGTTCTTTGCACGTATCTCATTTCGCGCTTTATGTTCTTCCTCATCTTCTTAATTTAAGTAATGACCGGGTTCCTAATGTTCGTATCGCTGTTGCACGTGTTCTAGTTGACCATATATGCAACATAG ATTACTTCAATAACAAAGCAAATCCGTGCCACCTATCCGTTGTTAAAACACTTGCAGTACTCGAGTCTGATACAGATACTGATGTTATTAACTACTTGGCTAATGCGTCTATTTCTTCCAAATCTCCTAATTTTGAAGATCATAATGTTGAT GTATTACGAACTAAATGA
- the LOC121118804 gene encoding serine/threonine-protein phosphatase 4 regulatory subunit 1 isoform X3 — translation MSVSFGIPFFFTIRLLAQTILFIFKSHTTSDKEIEDVFEIANTLDDASATSAKVEFIEQIMFIAQYCYEHESRSYIIPQKLLPLVVKFLKESTADVRKTSHATLLVLLEQGLVDRRDVEEQVCPVILELTKGQDSPHDYRTEAAALLSKLAPLVGKEVSERIFLERFAELCSDKIPFVRQVCADNFGDFSSVVGPEATEKILLPKFFKLCKDSMWKIRKSCADEFMPVSCLCSPSVRKNKLSPLFIHLLQDGSQWVKLAAFQSLGPFISTFADPSIKAMLQNFNGEMVIADVEVLAIRLEVLEQKRSMQGPSLDSDEECDLDGLLDLLLIDDGAVIGGSQLNDVNKNDTGDHNNFNSFLYWKTPLPSLDESELPTNVRDFFNDDNRDIGNELRSLMEDEEEGLNKNGTYSTFSNSSHLYTNEMLLCLDQNKNCSSIENKKLIQHLEQHKKHDEDESKKSCQNIVPQSLVDHFVGMIGPKQAGDIDTETVHHCCAFSFPAVALTLGRSNWYLLKKAYGFLANDVQWKVRYTMAASIYELGIILGEEMTGSDLVPFFCGFIKDLDEVRIGILKHLADFIRLLKPCVRRDFLPLFSIFLSSYNVLNWRFREELAIQIDSMVDIYEAEDVKNTLAPIALILVRDKVAAVRKASLNVLCRIIKCFTDSPSDDALCRSLLGDLSENLASNQSPWVTRQTYAALSYQILSTRSLHVSHFALYVLPHLLNLSNDRVPNVRIAVARVLVDHICNIDYFNNKANPCHLSVVKTLAVLESDTDTDVINYLANASISSKSPNFEDHNVDVLRTK, via the exons ATGTCTGTTTCTTTTGGAATTCCTTTCTTCTTTACAAT ACGTCTTTTGGCTCAAACAATCCTGTTTATATTCAAGTCCCATACAACCTCGGATAAAGAAATCGAGGATGTCTTTGAGATAGCAAATACATTGGACGATGCTTCTG caaCATCAGCTAAAGTCGAGtttattgaacaaattatgTTCATTGCTCAGTACTGCTATGAACATGAGTCGCGCTCCTATATTATCCCTCAAAAGCTTCTTCCTCTTGTTGTTAAATTCCTCAAAGAGTCAACCGCGGATGTCCGTAAAACATCACACGCTACGCTCTTGGTCCTCTTGGAACAGGGTTTAGTGGATCGCCGAGATGTGGAAGAGCAAGTTTGTCCTGTGATTCTTGAATTAACCAAGGGACAAGACTCTCCTCATGACTATCGTACTGAAGCTGCAGCG CTTTTGAGTAAATTGGCTCCATTAGTTGGTAAAGAGGTGTCAGAGAGAATTTTTCTAGAACGCTTTGCCGAACTTTGCTCCGATAAGATACCATTTGTTCGACAAGTTTGTGCTGATAATTTTGGTGATTTTTCCTCTGTTGTGGGACCAGAAGCGACTGAAAAAATACTG TTaccaaaattcttcaaattatgtaAGGATAGTATGTGGAAGATACGGAAATCATGTGCAGATGAGTTTATGCCGGTCTCTTGCCTTTGTTCTCCGAGTGTTCGAAAAAATAAGTTGTCACCATTGTTCATTCATCTACTACAAGATGGGTCCCAATGGGTAAAATTGGCTGCATTTCAGTCACTTGGACCTTTCATTTCTACGTTCGCAGATCCGTCCATCAAGGCCATGCTCCAGAATTTCAATGGAGAAATGGTTATAGCTGACGTAGAAGTGCTTGCAATCAG GTTAGAAGTCCTTGAACAGAAGCGCTCTATGCAAGGCCCATCCTTAGACTCAGATGAAGAATGTGACCTTGATGGCTTATTAGATTTATTGCTAATTGATGACGGCGCTGTGATAGGTGGTAGTCAGTTAAATGATGTTAACAAAAATGATACGGGTGACCATAATAACTTCAACAGttttttatattggaaaacGCCTCTGCCTTCCTTGGACGAGTCTGAACTACCGACGAATGTTAGAGACTTTTTCAATGACGATAACAGGGATATCGGAAATGAACTACGTTCATTAATGGAAGATGAAGAAGAGGGACTCAATAAAAATGGTACTTACTCTACATTTTCTAACTCATCTCACCTATATACTAATGAAATGTTACTTTGcctagatcaaaataaaaattgttcatccattgaaaataaaaagttaattcaaCATCTCGAACAACACAAAAAACATGATGAGG acGAATCAAAGAAATCATGTCAAAATATAGTGCCACAATCTCTTGTTGATCACTTCGTGGGAATGATTGGTCCAAAACAGGCTGGGGATATTGATACGGAAACGGTACATCATTGTTGTGCATTCTCATTTCCTGCTGTAGCGCTCACTCTTGGTCGTTCAAATTGGTATTTGCTAAAAAAAGCATACGGTTTTTTGGCAAATGATGTACAATGGAAAGTGCGCTATACAATGGCTGCTTCAATTTATGAATTGGGTATTATTCTTGGAGAAGAAATGACTGGAAGTGACCTCGTACCATTTTTTTGCGGTTTCATCAAG GATCTCGATGAAGTGAGAATAGGCATTTTAAAGCATCTAGCTGATTTTATTCGGCTTTTAAAGCCCTGTGTGAGAAGGGATTTTTTACCACTTTTTTCGATATTTCTCTCTTCCTATAACGTTCTGAACTGGCGCTTTCGGGAGGAATTGGCTATTCAAATTGATTCAATGGTTGATATCTACGAAGCTGAAGATGTTAAAAATACTTTGGCACCCATTGCGCTAATCTTAGTTCGAGATAAAGTTGCTGCCGTCAGAAAAGCATCATTGAACGTTCTCtgtagaataataaaatgttttacgGACTCCCCATCCGATGATGCGTTATGTAGATCTTTGTTGGGGGacttatctgaaaatttggCTTCTAATCAATCTCCTTGGGTCACCAGACAGACATACGCTGCATTATCATATCAAATTCTATCAACCCGTTCTTTGCACGTATCTCATTTCGCGCTTTATGTTCTTCCTCATCTTCTTAATTTAAGTAATGACCGGGTTCCTAATGTTCGTATCGCTGTTGCACGTGTTCTAGTTGACCATATATGCAACATAG ATTACTTCAATAACAAAGCAAATCCGTGCCACCTATCCGTTGTTAAAACACTTGCAGTACTCGAGTCTGATACAGATACTGATGTTATTAACTACTTGGCTAATGCGTCTATTTCTTCCAAATCTCCTAATTTTGAAGATCATAATGTTGAT GTATTACGAACTAAATGA
- the LOC121118804 gene encoding serine/threonine-protein phosphatase 4 regulatory subunit 1 isoform X4 has translation MIRLLAQTILFIFKSHTTSDKEIEDVFEIANTLDDASATSAKVEFIEQIMFIAQYCYEHESRSYIIPQKLLPLVVKFLKESTADVRKTSHATLLVLLEQGLVDRRDVEEQVCPVILELTKGQDSPHDYRTEAAALLSKLAPLVGKEVSERIFLERFAELCSDKIPFVRQVCADNFGDFSSVVGPEATEKILLPKFFKLCKDSMWKIRKSCADEFMPVSCLCSPSVRKNKLSPLFIHLLQDGSQWVKLAAFQSLGPFISTFADPSIKAMLQNFNGEMVIADVEVLAIRLEVLEQKRSMQGPSLDSDEECDLDGLLDLLLIDDGAVIGGSQLNDVNKNDTGDHNNFNSFLYWKTPLPSLDESELPTNVRDFFNDDNRDIGNELRSLMEDEEEGLNKNGTYSTFSNSSHLYTNEMLLCLDQNKNCSSIENKKLIQHLEQHKKHDEDESKKSCQNIVPQSLVDHFVGMIGPKQAGDIDTETVHHCCAFSFPAVALTLGRSNWYLLKKAYGFLANDVQWKVRYTMAASIYELGIILGEEMTGSDLVPFFCGFIKDLDEVRIGILKHLADFIRLLKPCVRRDFLPLFSIFLSSYNVLNWRFREELAIQIDSMVDIYEAEDVKNTLAPIALILVRDKVAAVRKASLNVLCRIIKCFTDSPSDDALCRSLLGDLSENLASNQSPWVTRQTYAALSYQILSTRSLHVSHFALYVLPHLLNLSNDRVPNVRIAVARVLVDHICNIDYFNNKANPCHLSVVKTLAVLESDTDTDVINYLANASISSKSPNFEDHNVDVLRTK, from the exons ATGAT ACGTCTTTTGGCTCAAACAATCCTGTTTATATTCAAGTCCCATACAACCTCGGATAAAGAAATCGAGGATGTCTTTGAGATAGCAAATACATTGGACGATGCTTCTG caaCATCAGCTAAAGTCGAGtttattgaacaaattatgTTCATTGCTCAGTACTGCTATGAACATGAGTCGCGCTCCTATATTATCCCTCAAAAGCTTCTTCCTCTTGTTGTTAAATTCCTCAAAGAGTCAACCGCGGATGTCCGTAAAACATCACACGCTACGCTCTTGGTCCTCTTGGAACAGGGTTTAGTGGATCGCCGAGATGTGGAAGAGCAAGTTTGTCCTGTGATTCTTGAATTAACCAAGGGACAAGACTCTCCTCATGACTATCGTACTGAAGCTGCAGCG CTTTTGAGTAAATTGGCTCCATTAGTTGGTAAAGAGGTGTCAGAGAGAATTTTTCTAGAACGCTTTGCCGAACTTTGCTCCGATAAGATACCATTTGTTCGACAAGTTTGTGCTGATAATTTTGGTGATTTTTCCTCTGTTGTGGGACCAGAAGCGACTGAAAAAATACTG TTaccaaaattcttcaaattatgtaAGGATAGTATGTGGAAGATACGGAAATCATGTGCAGATGAGTTTATGCCGGTCTCTTGCCTTTGTTCTCCGAGTGTTCGAAAAAATAAGTTGTCACCATTGTTCATTCATCTACTACAAGATGGGTCCCAATGGGTAAAATTGGCTGCATTTCAGTCACTTGGACCTTTCATTTCTACGTTCGCAGATCCGTCCATCAAGGCCATGCTCCAGAATTTCAATGGAGAAATGGTTATAGCTGACGTAGAAGTGCTTGCAATCAG GTTAGAAGTCCTTGAACAGAAGCGCTCTATGCAAGGCCCATCCTTAGACTCAGATGAAGAATGTGACCTTGATGGCTTATTAGATTTATTGCTAATTGATGACGGCGCTGTGATAGGTGGTAGTCAGTTAAATGATGTTAACAAAAATGATACGGGTGACCATAATAACTTCAACAGttttttatattggaaaacGCCTCTGCCTTCCTTGGACGAGTCTGAACTACCGACGAATGTTAGAGACTTTTTCAATGACGATAACAGGGATATCGGAAATGAACTACGTTCATTAATGGAAGATGAAGAAGAGGGACTCAATAAAAATGGTACTTACTCTACATTTTCTAACTCATCTCACCTATATACTAATGAAATGTTACTTTGcctagatcaaaataaaaattgttcatccattgaaaataaaaagttaattcaaCATCTCGAACAACACAAAAAACATGATGAGG acGAATCAAAGAAATCATGTCAAAATATAGTGCCACAATCTCTTGTTGATCACTTCGTGGGAATGATTGGTCCAAAACAGGCTGGGGATATTGATACGGAAACGGTACATCATTGTTGTGCATTCTCATTTCCTGCTGTAGCGCTCACTCTTGGTCGTTCAAATTGGTATTTGCTAAAAAAAGCATACGGTTTTTTGGCAAATGATGTACAATGGAAAGTGCGCTATACAATGGCTGCTTCAATTTATGAATTGGGTATTATTCTTGGAGAAGAAATGACTGGAAGTGACCTCGTACCATTTTTTTGCGGTTTCATCAAG GATCTCGATGAAGTGAGAATAGGCATTTTAAAGCATCTAGCTGATTTTATTCGGCTTTTAAAGCCCTGTGTGAGAAGGGATTTTTTACCACTTTTTTCGATATTTCTCTCTTCCTATAACGTTCTGAACTGGCGCTTTCGGGAGGAATTGGCTATTCAAATTGATTCAATGGTTGATATCTACGAAGCTGAAGATGTTAAAAATACTTTGGCACCCATTGCGCTAATCTTAGTTCGAGATAAAGTTGCTGCCGTCAGAAAAGCATCATTGAACGTTCTCtgtagaataataaaatgttttacgGACTCCCCATCCGATGATGCGTTATGTAGATCTTTGTTGGGGGacttatctgaaaatttggCTTCTAATCAATCTCCTTGGGTCACCAGACAGACATACGCTGCATTATCATATCAAATTCTATCAACCCGTTCTTTGCACGTATCTCATTTCGCGCTTTATGTTCTTCCTCATCTTCTTAATTTAAGTAATGACCGGGTTCCTAATGTTCGTATCGCTGTTGCACGTGTTCTAGTTGACCATATATGCAACATAG ATTACTTCAATAACAAAGCAAATCCGTGCCACCTATCCGTTGTTAAAACACTTGCAGTACTCGAGTCTGATACAGATACTGATGTTATTAACTACTTGGCTAATGCGTCTATTTCTTCCAAATCTCCTAATTTTGAAGATCATAATGTTGAT GTATTACGAACTAAATGA
- the LOC121118804 gene encoding serine/threonine-protein phosphatase 4 regulatory subunit 1 isoform X6: MIRLLAQTILFIFKSHTTSDKEIEDVFEIANTLDDASATSAKVEFIEQIMFIAQYCYEHESRSYIIPQKLLPLVVKFLKESTADVRKTSHATLLVLLEQGLVDRRDVEEQVCPVILELTKGQDSPHDYRTEAAALLSKLAPLVGKEVSERIFLERFAELCSDKIPFVRQVCADNFGDFSSVVGPEATEKILLPKFFKLCKDSMWKIRKSCADEFMPVSCLCSPSVRKNKLSPLFIHLLQDGSQWVKLAAFQSLGPFISTFADPSIKAMLQNFNGEMVIADVEVLAIRLEVLEQKRSMQGPSLDSDEECDLDGLLDLLLIDDGAVIGGSQLNDVNKNDTGDHNNFNSFLYWKTPLPSLDESELPTNVRDFFNDDNRDIGNELRSLMEDEEEGLNKNDQNKNCSSIENKKLIQHLEQHKKHDEDESKKSCQNIVPQSLVDHFVGMIGPKQAGDIDTETVHHCCAFSFPAVALTLGRSNWYLLKKAYGFLANDVQWKVRYTMAASIYELGIILGEEMTGSDLVPFFCGFIKDLDEVRIGILKHLADFIRLLKPCVRRDFLPLFSIFLSSYNVLNWRFREELAIQIDSMVDIYEAEDVKNTLAPIALILVRDKVAAVRKASLNVLCRIIKCFTDSPSDDALCRSLLGDLSENLASNQSPWVTRQTYAALSYQILSTRSLHVSHFALYVLPHLLNLSNDRVPNVRIAVARVLVDHICNIDYFNNKANPCHLSVVKTLAVLESDTDTDVINYLANASISSKSPNFEDHNVDVLRTK, translated from the exons ATGAT ACGTCTTTTGGCTCAAACAATCCTGTTTATATTCAAGTCCCATACAACCTCGGATAAAGAAATCGAGGATGTCTTTGAGATAGCAAATACATTGGACGATGCTTCTG caaCATCAGCTAAAGTCGAGtttattgaacaaattatgTTCATTGCTCAGTACTGCTATGAACATGAGTCGCGCTCCTATATTATCCCTCAAAAGCTTCTTCCTCTTGTTGTTAAATTCCTCAAAGAGTCAACCGCGGATGTCCGTAAAACATCACACGCTACGCTCTTGGTCCTCTTGGAACAGGGTTTAGTGGATCGCCGAGATGTGGAAGAGCAAGTTTGTCCTGTGATTCTTGAATTAACCAAGGGACAAGACTCTCCTCATGACTATCGTACTGAAGCTGCAGCG CTTTTGAGTAAATTGGCTCCATTAGTTGGTAAAGAGGTGTCAGAGAGAATTTTTCTAGAACGCTTTGCCGAACTTTGCTCCGATAAGATACCATTTGTTCGACAAGTTTGTGCTGATAATTTTGGTGATTTTTCCTCTGTTGTGGGACCAGAAGCGACTGAAAAAATACTG TTaccaaaattcttcaaattatgtaAGGATAGTATGTGGAAGATACGGAAATCATGTGCAGATGAGTTTATGCCGGTCTCTTGCCTTTGTTCTCCGAGTGTTCGAAAAAATAAGTTGTCACCATTGTTCATTCATCTACTACAAGATGGGTCCCAATGGGTAAAATTGGCTGCATTTCAGTCACTTGGACCTTTCATTTCTACGTTCGCAGATCCGTCCATCAAGGCCATGCTCCAGAATTTCAATGGAGAAATGGTTATAGCTGACGTAGAAGTGCTTGCAATCAG GTTAGAAGTCCTTGAACAGAAGCGCTCTATGCAAGGCCCATCCTTAGACTCAGATGAAGAATGTGACCTTGATGGCTTATTAGATTTATTGCTAATTGATGACGGCGCTGTGATAGGTGGTAGTCAGTTAAATGATGTTAACAAAAATGATACGGGTGACCATAATAACTTCAACAGttttttatattggaaaacGCCTCTGCCTTCCTTGGACGAGTCTGAACTACCGACGAATGTTAGAGACTTTTTCAATGACGATAACAGGGATATCGGAAATGAACTACGTTCATTAATGGAAGATGAAGAAGAGGGACTCAATAAAAATG atcaaaataaaaattgttcatccattgaaaataaaaagttaattcaaCATCTCGAACAACACAAAAAACATGATGAGG acGAATCAAAGAAATCATGTCAAAATATAGTGCCACAATCTCTTGTTGATCACTTCGTGGGAATGATTGGTCCAAAACAGGCTGGGGATATTGATACGGAAACGGTACATCATTGTTGTGCATTCTCATTTCCTGCTGTAGCGCTCACTCTTGGTCGTTCAAATTGGTATTTGCTAAAAAAAGCATACGGTTTTTTGGCAAATGATGTACAATGGAAAGTGCGCTATACAATGGCTGCTTCAATTTATGAATTGGGTATTATTCTTGGAGAAGAAATGACTGGAAGTGACCTCGTACCATTTTTTTGCGGTTTCATCAAG GATCTCGATGAAGTGAGAATAGGCATTTTAAAGCATCTAGCTGATTTTATTCGGCTTTTAAAGCCCTGTGTGAGAAGGGATTTTTTACCACTTTTTTCGATATTTCTCTCTTCCTATAACGTTCTGAACTGGCGCTTTCGGGAGGAATTGGCTATTCAAATTGATTCAATGGTTGATATCTACGAAGCTGAAGATGTTAAAAATACTTTGGCACCCATTGCGCTAATCTTAGTTCGAGATAAAGTTGCTGCCGTCAGAAAAGCATCATTGAACGTTCTCtgtagaataataaaatgttttacgGACTCCCCATCCGATGATGCGTTATGTAGATCTTTGTTGGGGGacttatctgaaaatttggCTTCTAATCAATCTCCTTGGGTCACCAGACAGACATACGCTGCATTATCATATCAAATTCTATCAACCCGTTCTTTGCACGTATCTCATTTCGCGCTTTATGTTCTTCCTCATCTTCTTAATTTAAGTAATGACCGGGTTCCTAATGTTCGTATCGCTGTTGCACGTGTTCTAGTTGACCATATATGCAACATAG ATTACTTCAATAACAAAGCAAATCCGTGCCACCTATCCGTTGTTAAAACACTTGCAGTACTCGAGTCTGATACAGATACTGATGTTATTAACTACTTGGCTAATGCGTCTATTTCTTCCAAATCTCCTAATTTTGAAGATCATAATGTTGAT GTATTACGAACTAAATGA